A region of the Mesoterricola sediminis genome:
GGCCAGCGCGCCTCCGCCCAGGTCACCTTCGCCCCCCCGGGAACCCCCCGGGTCTGGGCCCTCACCAACGCGACCCTGGACAGCGGGGACGGCACGGACGCCATCACCTTCACCCCCCTGGCGCCGGGCCCGGTGGGGCTGACCTGGGCGACCGGAGGCGTCACCTGCGCCCGGGAGGTCACCGCCCTGGCCGCGCCCACCATCTCGGCCTTCCAGGCCCAGAGCGACCTGGTGGGCGTGGGTTCGCCCGCGGTCCTCCAGGCGGCCTTCGCGGACGGCACCGCCACCGTGGATCCCGGCGGCCTCCCCCTCCACCCGGGCGAGGACCTGGTCACCGCCCCCCTGCAGACCGGCACCACCTTCACCCTCACCGTGACCAACGCTGCCGGCGCCCGGGCCACCCGCACCTGCCAGGTGCGGGCCGCCAGCATCCAGCGGGTGGCTGGATTCCCGAGCGGAGAGGGCACCCGGGACGGCCAGGGTCGATCCGCCTTCTTCCTGTCGCTAGGGCGCCTGGCGGCGGACCCCGCGGGCAACCTCTATACCGATCAACATGAGGTCCACCTCATCCGCCGGATCACTCCCGATGGGACCACCACGACCTTCACCGGCGACCCCCTGCACCCGGGGAATGTGGACGGCCCCCTCGCCTCCGCCCGATTCCTGGGCCCGGTGGCGGTGGCCTGGTCTCCCCGCGACGGCGCCCTGTTCGTGGCGGACTCCCAGGCGGGGGTGATCCGGCGCATCCAGGACGGGCAGGTCTCGACCTGGGCCGGCGTGGCCGGGCAGTCCGGGCGCCGCGACGGCCCGCGCCTGCAGGCCCTCTTCGAGCAGCCCACCGCCCTCGCCGCCGCCCCGGACGGCAGCCTCTTCGTCGTCGATGGCAAGGACGCCAACTTCGTGCGCCGCATCAGTCCCGCCGGGGACGTCTCCACCTTCGCCGGTTCGGGCCTCCCCGGGTACGAGGATCAAGCGGATCCCCTCCAGGCCCGATTCCGCTCCCTGGCCGGGCTGGCCGTGGACGGGGCCGGGCAGGTCTTCGTGACGGACGCCCTGGGCGAGACCCTCCGCGTGATCAGGGCCGGCGGCGTGGTCGAGACCCTGGCGGGCCAAGCCGACACGGTCGGCTTCACGGATGACCCCGACGGGAGGAACGTCCGATTCTCCCTTCCCGGTGCGATCGCGATCGACCCTGCGGATGGGCGCCTCGTGGTCGCGGACCGGTTGAATCACCGGATCCGGAAAGTGGATCCGGGGACGGGGGCGACCTGGACCCTGTGCGGATCTGGGGTGGCGGGTTACCAGGACGGCGACGCCCTCAGCGCCCAGTTCGACTTCGTCGAGGGCCTGGCCTTCCTCCCGGACGGCACCTTGGCCATCTCCGATACCTTCAATGCCTGCATCCGGACCTTCGACCCCCTCCGGGGCGTCCAGACCCTGGCAGGCCATGGCCGGCCACGGGAAGGCTGCACGGATGGAGGCGCGGACACGGCGACCTTCGACGTTCCCGACGGACTCGTTTTCGAGCCCTCCGGCACCCTCTACGTGGCGGACAGCATTTCCTACACGATCCGGCGCGTCGACCGCGAAGGCAACGTCCAGACCATCGCCGGCTCGGCCACCAACTCGGGCACCGCGGATGGGGCCGCCCTGGCCGGGGCCCGGTTCTCGCGACCGACAGGCCTGCTCCTGCTTCCCGGCAGCCTCCTCATCAGCGACCGCGAGGCCAGCACCCTGCGCGCCCTGCAGCTGGCGGGTCCCGCCCCCCAGGTCACGACCCTGGCCGGAAGCGCGCTGGCCAGCGGCACCACGGATGGCGTCGGCACTTCAGCCCGGTTCAGAAGCCCGGAGGGGATCGCCCAGGGCGCCGACGGTGTCCTCTACGTCGCCGATTCCGAGGCCCACCTGATCCGGAAGCTGGACCCCGACGGCAGCGTGACCACCCTGGCGGGAGCGCCTGATGCGGCCGGGTACGTGGACGCCGGCAACGGGCTGGACGCCCGGTTCAATCAGCCTTCCGGGCTCGCCCTCCAGGGGGACACCCTCTATGTGACCGAACGGGGCAACCGCACCCTGCGCGCCGTGGACCTGGTGACCACGGCCGTGCGCACCGTCGCGGGCAGCCCCGACCTCTGGGGGGCCCTGGATGGGGTGGGGCTCCAGGCCTCCTTCGCCGAGCCCGCGGGGGTGGTCGTCACCCCCCAGGGGGACCTCTTCATCGCGGACACCCTGGCCGGCACCATCCGCCACGTGACCCCGGAGGGCCGGGTGACCACGCCCCTGGGGCACCGCGGCCAGCTGGGCCTGGAAACGGGCCCCGCCCCCGGCTTCCTGGGCACCCCCCGCGCCCTCGCCCTCGACCCCCTCACCGGGGACCTCTGTTTCACGGACGACAACGCCGTGATGAGGGTCCATTTCCACTGAAGCGCGTGGCCATGACAGGGCCCCCGAGCGCGGGGGCCCTGTCGTGGTCGCCTCAGGGGTGCCTCGGGGGGGCGGCTTCCTTCTTTTCCTCCGCCTCGGGCGCCGGGGCCGCCTCCACGGGCAGGTTCCCCCCCAGGGAACTCAGCACCGGCTCCCCCGTGCCCCCGTCCGGGGAACGCCAGGAGAGCAGGGCGCCCTCCTTGATCCACCGGTCCAGGATGTCCACCGCCTTCGCGCAGGGGCCCAGCTCCACCACCGGGGCCATGGCCCCACGCGACCGGTTCCCGCCCGTCCAAGTCACCTGCGCGCGGAGGCGGACGTTCAGCCCGCTGCCGAGGTGCGCCACCAGGGCCTCCCGGAGGGCCCGCAGCCCCTCGGCGCTGTAGACGACGCCCCCCTGCTGTCCCTTGATGCTGCCCGGCCGGGCGTCGTCGCCCATGGACAGGCTCACCGCCCGGACCCAGGGCCGGCCCTGGAGGACCACCACCTTGCAGGGCAGGCCGTCCACGATCAGGCCCTCCTTGAAGCTGACCAGCTTCGTCGCGCTCCACCCTTCCGCGAGGAGGGCCAGGTGTCCTGCCCCTTCATCCAGCTTGTCCAGGCTGGGCCCGCGGTAGAGCAGGGGGAGTTCGACGAGGAGATCCGGGGCCTCCGCCCGGAGCGGGGACGCGGGGGCCAGGAGGGCCATCCCGAAGGCGGCGAAGGCTATGGGCAGGTGACGTTTCATGGGGTTCCTTCATCCCCTGGACGAGGGCCCAGGGACATCAATGAATGCCACGTTCCCCCAGCGCGTTCCTCATTCAAGGATCACCCGTTCGTCCCAGGCCTCCCCGTGCATCCCCTCCATCCCCGGCAAACAACACAGCAGGGATGGGGCGGCGCCTCGATTATCCGATGGCGCCGTCCCATCCCTGCCATGTCAGGATCCGGGGATGCGCGAGGGTGGACGGGGAGGCCTGGGATGCTGCCCCTGCCTCCTCGCCTCGAACCCCCAAAGGGCCAGCATCGTGCTGGCTGCGGAACGATCCATTGGAATCGGCAGGGATCGTTCGAGTGGGTCGGAAAGGTGGGCTAGAGATGGGCCTTGCGGAGTTCGCTGCCCAGGAAGCTGATCTTGGCCACGGGGGTTCCAGCGCCCGCCTCGCTGTGAATGAGCATGTCTTCCTGGAACCAGCGGTCGAAGAGCGCCTTGGCTTCCCCAAAGGGGCCGATCGGCGTGTTGATCGTGAATTCGACGGCCGGTTTGCCATGGTAGGTGTAGTGCACCATGGCGAGCAGCGACACCGTGCCGGGGGTTCCCGCGCGCTTGCCGAGTTCCGCCCGAACGCTGTCGAATTCCTCCTCGGAGAAGACCTGTCCACCATAGGCGCCGCTCCGGTTTTTCAGTTTGCTGAAATCCTCATGGATGAAACTGAGGGCATTCAGGAACACCTGGCCGTCCCGCTTGGTGAAGGTCCCGGGCAAGCCTGCGACCAGGGGCCTGGTCGAAAGGAGTCCATCCTTCCCCTTCTGATCCTGGTGATGGACCGTGAGGGTCACGCTGATGTCCGTGGCCTGGGCATAGTCCTTGGCCTTGTCCGGCGCGCTGAGGGGCAGTTCAACGAGGAGCTGCGGCACCTGCGCCTGGGCCGGGGAGGTCGCGGCCAGGCATCCGGCAAGGACCAGGCCTGGCATGAGAAGGGAGAAAGGTCGGCACGTCATGCCATTCACCTCGATGGGGGGGATTCCCGTTGGGTGATGAGTGGCTCATTTGTCGTCCAGGTTCCCGAAGCCGCCAGGCTGGTCTGGAAGGCTCCCCGCCGACCCTTCCCGGGGAACGCAAAAAGCCCCCGCAATGAGCGGGGGCTTGGGGATTTAACGTCGCGGCGACCTACTTTTCCACCTCTGTCCGAGGAAGTATCATCGGCCCTCTGGAGCTTAACTGCCGTGTTCGGGATGGGAACGGGTGTGACCTCCAGGGTAAAGCCACGACGAAGGGTGAGAATGAATCGAAGGGTTAGGCGAGGTTGAGCAAAGAGTCAAGCCTCGTGGTAATGACGGATGCAATTGATTGATGAAAAGTCAAGCCGATGGACCAATTAGTATCGCTCAGCTGAACACGTTGCCGTGCTTACACATGCGACCTATCAACGTCGTGGTCTACGACGGGTCTCGTGGGGAGATCTCATCTTGAGGGGTGTTTCGCGCTTAGATGCTTTCAGCGCTTCTCACTTCCCGACATAGCTACCCAGCATTGCATTTGGAAACACAACTGGAACACCAGAGGTCAGTCCATCCCGGTCCTCTCGTACTAAGGACAGGTCCTCTCAAATCTCCTACGCCCACACTAGATAGGGACCGAACTGTCTCGCGACGTTCTGAACCCAACTCACGTACCGCTATTGATCGGCGAACAGCCGAACCCTTGGGACCTGCTTCAGCCCCAGGATGCGATGAGTCGACATCGAGGTGCCAAACCTTGCCGTCGATATGAACTCTTGGGCAAGATCAGCCTGTTATCCCCGGCGTACCTTTTATCCGTTGAGCGATGGCCCTTCCATGCGGAACCACCGGATCACTATGACCTGCTTTCGCATCTGCTCGACGTGTGTGTCTCGCAGTTAAGCTCCCTTATACCATTGCGCTCTGCGGCTGATTTCCAAACAGCCTGAGGGAACCTTTGCACGCCTCCGTTACTCTTTAGGAGGCGACCGCCCCAGTCAAACTACCCGCCTGACACTGTCTTCCACCCGGATCACGGGCGCGAGTTAGAGATCAGCATTGCGCAGGGAAGTATCTCAACGACGACTCCACCGACCCTGACGAGCCAGTTTCAAAGTCTCCTTCCTATCCTGCACAGCACAATGCCAACCTCAATGTCAAGATGTAGTAAAGGTGCACGGGGTCTTTCCGTCTAAGTGCGGGTAACCGGCATCTTCACCGGTGCTACAAGTTCGCTGAGTCTCTGCTGGAGACAGTTTCCAGATCGTTACGCCATTCGTGCAGGTCGGAACTTACCCGACAAGGAATTTCGCTACCTTAGGACCGTTATAGTTACGGCCGCCGTTCACCGGGGCTTAAATTCGCAGCTTCGCTTGCGCTAACCGCTCCTCTTGACCTTCCGGCACCGGGCAGGCGTCAGCCCCTATACCTCCTCTTTGGAGTTTGCAGAGACCTGTGTTTTTGTTAAACAGTCGCCTGGAACATTTATGTGCCACCACCTCGGGCTATGAACCCTACCGTGGTACCCCTTCTCCCGAAGTTACGGGGTTAATTTGCCGAGTTCCTTCAGCAGAGTTCTCTCAAACGCCTGAGGATTCTCTCCTCGACTACCTGTGTCGGTTTGCGGTACGGTCACACTTGGATCTCCTTAGCAGCTTTTCTCGGCAGTGTAGGATCAGGACTTTTCGTCACCGGCCTTGGGCTCGTGCCCGCCGGACTTCCCTGGCGGACACCCTTGACCGGTTTCGCAGCACATTCCATAGCGCTGCGTCCCTACCTTCCTGCGTCCCTGCATCGTACAAACGACCCAAACATGGTGCTGGAATATTAACCAGCTTTCCATCGCCTACGCCTTTCGGCCTCGGCTTAGGGACCGACTAACCCAACGCGGATTGACCTTGCGTTGGAATCCTTAGTCTTACGGCGGACGGGGTTCTCACCCGTCTTTACGCTACTTATGCCGACAGAGTCTCTTCCCATGTCTCCAGCTGTCCTTGCGGTCAACCTTCGCAGACGTAGGGAATGCTCCCCTACCACATAGTTCGCAGCTTCGGTAACATGCTTGAGCCCCGTTGAATTGTCGGCACAGACCCGCTTGACCAGTGAGCTATTACGCTTTCTTTAAAGGATAGCTGCTTCTAAGCTAACCTCCTGGCTGTCTAAGCACATCCACATCCTTTTCCACTTAGCATGTATTTTGGGACCTTAGCTGGCGATCTGGGTTCTTTCCCTCTCGACTACGGATCTTATCACCCGCAGTCTGACTGCCGGACTTCACGGCGTGCCATTCGAAGATTGGTTGGATTCAGTAAGCTGGTAAGCCCCCTAGTCCATTCAGGTCTCTACCTGCACGACGAAACATCCGACGCTAGCCCTAAAGCTATTTCGGGGAGAACGAGCTATCACGGAATTTGATTGGCCTTTCACCCCTATCCTCAACTCATCCAAGCGGTTTTCAACCCACACTGGTTCGGACCTCCATTCGGTGTCACCCGAACTTCATCCTGGTCAAGGATAGATCATCCCGTTTCGCGTCTATTCCCAGCGACTGTCGCCCTATTCAGACTCGGTTTCCCTACGGCACCGCCTCTTCGGCTTCGCCTCGCCACTGAAAATAACTAGCCGGCTCATTATGCAAAAGGCACGCGGTTCCCCTGGTGAACCATAGGGGTTCCACTGCTTGTAGATTGACGGTTTCAGGTTCTATTTCACTCCCCTCATCGGGGTTCTTTTCGCCTTTCCCTCACGGTACTGGTTCACTATCGGTCTGATGGACCTATTTAGCCTTACGGCATGGTCGCCGCAAATTCCAGCAAGGTTTCTCGTGCCCCGCTGTACTTGGGAATTCCAACCGGAGGTAGAACAGCTTTCGCATAAGGGGCTATCACCCTCTCTGGCCGGCCTTTCCAGACCGTTCCGCTAACTGTCTACTTTGTAACTCCGCACCGGTCATGCAGGACCGGCATGTGGCTCCCTCGACCCCCCCTACGCAACGCCCGCATGCTTACACGTAGGAGGTTTGGGCTCTTCCGGGTTCGCTCGCCGCTACTTCCGGAATCACTATTGTTTTCTTTTCCTGTGGGTACTGAGATGGTTCACTTCCCCACGTTCGCCTCGACAAGCCTATGAATTCAGCAAGTCGATCGCCAGGCTTTCACCTGACGGGGTTTCCCCATTCGGACATTCCCGGATCACCGTTCGCGTGCAACTCCCCGGGACTTTTCGCAGCTTACCACGTCCTTCATCGCGGCCATCAGCCAAGGCATTCACCGTCAACCCTTAATCACTTGACTTTTCATCAATGAATTCCATCGATCAAAAAGCCACTTGCTTGAGAGTTTTACTCATTTTACTCGCCTTAAGCCCACCCTACCCTGTAAGCAGGATGGATCACCCTTCTATTCTCTCTATTTTCCTGTCAAAGATGTCTCAACAGCCCTTGAGCTGAACCCAACGGCATCCCTGCCGCTCGCCTCAACTCAACCTGTCTCTCTCTTGGGACGCTGGTGGGCCTAGGTGGATTCGAACCACCGACCTCACGCTTATCAGGCGTGCGCTCTAACCAGACTGAGCTATAGGCCCTTGTCTCTCGATCGTGGTGGACCCGACCGGGTTCGAACCGACGACCTCCTGGATGCAAACCAGGCGCTCTCCCAGCTGAGCTACGGGCCCCACTTCCGACCCTAAGCACACTTCCCAAACACCTCGGCGCTCGGGGCGGCTTTGAAAGCCGGATAAATCCAGAATCCCTCTCGGGACTCAACGAATGGAAACGTTGACCATATGCTTCCTCTCGGAAGCTCTCCTTAGAAAGGAGGTGATCCAGCCACAGGTTCTCCTACAGCTACCTTGTTACGACTTCACCCCAATCACCAAGTTCACCATTGAGACCTGACCCCTTGCGGTTATCTCAGCCTCTTCAAGTGCTCCCGGCTTTCGTGATGTGACGGGCGGTGTGTACAAGGCCCGGGAACGTATTCACCGTATCATTCTGATACACGATTACTAGCGATTCCACCTTCATGCAGTCGAGTTGCAGACTGCAATCCGAACTGAGGGCGACTTTCTCCGATTAGCTCCACCTCGCGGCTTTGCAACGGTTTGTATCGCCCATTGTAGCACGTGTGTAGCCCTGGACATAAGGGCCATGAGGACTTGACATCATCCCCACCTTCCTCCCGGTTAACCCGGGCAGTCCCCTTAGAGTTCCCGACTTGACTCGCTGGCAACTAAGGGTAAGGGTTGCGCTCGTTGCGGGACTTAACCCAACATCTCACGACACGAGCTGACGACAGCCATGCAGCACCTCTGCAGCAGTTCTTGCGAAAAACGATGTCTCCACCGCGGTCCACTGCAGTTCAAGCCCAGGTAAGGTTCTTCGCGTTGCGTCGAATTAAACCACATGCTCCACCGCTTGTGCGGGCCCCCGTCAATTCCTTTGAGTTTCAGCCTTGCGACCGTACTCCCCAGGCGGAACACTTATCGCGTTAGCTACGGCACGGCGGGGGTCAACTCCCACCACACCAAGTGTTCATCGTTTACAGCGTGGACTACCAGGGTATCTAATCCTGTTTGCTACCCACACTTTCGCGCCTCAGCGTCAGTTACTGTCCAGGTGGCCGCCTTCGCCACTGGTGTTCCTCCACATCTCTACGCATTTCACCGCTACACGTGGAATTCCACCACCCTCTCCAGCACTCTAGCCTGCCAGTCTGAGATGCAGTTCCCAGGTTAAGCCCGGGGATTGCACATCTCACTTAACAAACCGCCTACGCGCCCTTTACGCCCAATAATTCCGAATAACGCTTGCCCCCTCTGTATTACCGCGGCTGCTGGCACAGAGTTAGCCGGGGCTTCCTCTCCAGGTACCGTCAAGTCAAGAAGCTGTTAACTCCCCGACCTTCGTCCCTGACGACAGGGTTTTACGATCCGAAGACCTTCATCACCCACGCGGCGTTGCTGCGTCAGGCTTTCGCCCATTGCGCAAAATTCCCCACTGCTGCCTCCCGTAGGAGTCTGGACCGTGTCTCAGTTCCAGTGTGGCCGATCACCCTCTCAGGCCGGCTACTGATCGTTGCCTTGGTAGGCCGTTACCCCACCAACTAGCTAATCAGACGCAGGATCCTCTTCTTGCCCCAGGCCTTGCGGTCCCCAGGTTTCACCGTGAGCGTCCCAGCTCACGGTCTCATGCGGTATTACCACTCCTTTCGGAGCGTTATTCCCCACAAAAAGGTAGATTCCCCACGCGTTACTCACCCGTCTGCCATGCACCCTTGCGGGCACATCCGACTTGCATGTGTTAGGCACGCCGCCAGCGTTCATTCTGAGCCAGGATCAAACTCTCATGTTCATATCCTTAAGCTCTTTCGCATCCGGCCGAAGCCGGCGCGTCATTCGCTTGGTTCGTTGCTGTCTCCCCGCCGTCCATGAAGACGTCGCGGAGACTCAAAGGTTTCCATTCTCTTTATCCGGCTTTCAAAGACGCCCGGAACGATCATGCCAGGCCAAACTCCCCGGCTTCCTTCCGACCCCGCAACCTCGATCGCGGCAGAAATCTAGATTACCACCTCTCCTGAGCATTGCAAGCACTTTTTCATCGGGAGTGCTCGCCGCCGTTGGATCCCGCCTTCCGGCGCCCCTGCGGCCTGCCCGCAAACCTTGATAATCAAGGCTTTCCTTCAAGATCAGAAAAGGGCGTCGGCTGCCACGCGCGGCCTGCCGCCACGTCCCGCTCGATCTGGTTCCGCAGGGCTTCGATGTCCGGGAACTTCATTTCCCCCCGGATGCGGTGGAGGAATCGCACTTCCAGGCGCGCGCCGTAGAGGTCCCCCTGGAAGTCCGGCAGGTGCGTCTCCACGGTGATGTGCGTGCCTTCGAAGGTGGGCTTCTCGCCCACATTGGTGAGGCCGCGCAGGCCGGGCGCGGGCAGGTGGGGGCCCGCCACCTCCGTCACATAGACCCCGTGGGCCGGCAGCTGCTCCTGTTCCCAGGCCAGGTTGGCCGTGGGGAAGCCCATGTGGCGGCCCCGGCGGTCGCCCTCCACGACGATGCCGGTCAAGGCATAGGGATGGCCCAGCAGGGCGGCGGCTTCCTCCACGCGGCCCGCGTCGAGGGCGGCGCGGATCCGCGTGGATGAGAGGTGGCCGCCGTCATAGGCCCGCAGGGCGTGGCCGTGGACGTCGCATCCGGCCTGGCGGCCCCACGCCTCCAGGGTCTCGATGCTGCCCGCGCGGTCCCTGCCGAAATGGAACTGGCGCCCCACGTGGAGCTCCCGCGGCCGGAGGGCCCGGTCCATGCCCGCCAGGAAGGCCTCGGGGCTCAATTCGGAGAAGGGCCGGCTGAAGGGCATCACCCACGCCAGGTCCATGCCCGCCGCCTCGAAGATGCGCAGGCGCTGCTCCAGGGTCATCAGCCGCTTCGGCTTGCGCTCGGGGGCCACGATGACGGAGGGGTGGGGGTCGAAGGTGAGGACGGCGGCCTGGATGCCCAGGCTCCGGGCGCGCGCCGCGGCGAGGGCCAGCACCTGGCGGTGCGCCGCGTGGACGCCGTCGAAGTTGCCGAGGGTCAGGACGCAGGGCCCGTCGCTGGGGGCGGCGTCGAGGGTGTGGTGCCAGACCTTCACTGTCCCGCCTCCTTGTCCTTGGGCGGCCAGAGGAGGCTGGCGGCGATGCAGCCGGCGAGGATGGCGGCGATGACGAGGAGGGAGACGCCGATGCCCACGTGCACCCAGTGGGAGAGGCACATCTTGATGCCGACGAGGGCGAGGATCACGGCCAGGCCGGTGCCCAGGTGATGGAACTTGTCGATCATGCGCGCCAGCAGGAAGTAGAGGCTCCGCAGGCCGAGGATCGCGAACACGTTGGAGGTGTAGACGATGAAGGGATCCCGGGTGACGGCCAGGACCGCGGGGATCGAATCCACCGCGAAGACCAGGTCGGTGATCTCCACCACCACGAGCACCAGCAGCATCGGGGTGGCGTAGAACCTGTGGTTCCGGCGGTGGACCAGGTGGGAGAAGCCGCCCTCGGGATCGTAGGGGACCACCTTCCTGAAGACGCGGGCGGCGGCGCCGTTCCTGGGATCGGCGGGCTCGTCGTCCTGGGTCAGCAGCATCTTGATGCCCGTGTAGAGGAGGAAGCCGCCGAACACGAAGGTCATCCATTCGAAGCGCCTGAGCAGGGCGGTGCCGGCGAGGATCATCGCGGCACGCATGACGAGCGCCCCCAGCACGCCCCAGTAGAGGACGCGGTGCTGGTTCCGCCGGGGCACCTGGAAGGCGCCGAAGACCAGGACGAAGACGAAGAGGTTGTCCACGCTCAGGGACTTCTCGAGGAGGTAGCCCGCCAGGTACTCCCCGGCCTTCACGGGGCCCATGTATTTCCACACCGCCGCGTTGAAGGCGAGGGCGAGGAGGATCCACACGGCGGTCCAGGCCCCGGATTCCCGCATGCTCGGCTCATGTTCCTTGCGGTTGAAGATCCCCAGATCCAGCGCCAGCATGACGAAAACGATGAGGTGGAATCCCAGCCAGGCCCACCAGGGTGCGGAGTCGAGAAGCGCGTGGAACAAGTTGCCTCCAGAGCCTCAGTTTAGAGGAAGATTCAAGGATGAGCCTCCCCCGCTTTTTCCTCGCCACCCCCGAGCCGGCCGCGGAGGGCGGCCTCGTGCGCCTCGACGCGGGCCAGGCCCGGCACCTCCGCGCCCTCCGCCTGGGCCCCGGGGCCGCCGTGGAGGTGGTGCTCCCCTCCGGGGCGTGGCTCGGCGACGTGGCCGAGGCCGGCCGGGACGCCGCCTCCATCAGGCTCGCGCGGCCCCTGGATGAGCCGCGGGAGGCGGCGGACCCCATCACCGTCTGGCTCCCGCTCACGGCCCAGCTCTCCCTCGTGGACGACATGCTGCCGCCCGTCGTGGAACTGGGGGCCGCCGAGATCCGGCTCGTGGCGTGGAGCCGCAGCGAGGACGATCCCAGGCGGACCCTGGCGCGCATGGAGCGCTGGCAGCGCATCATCCAGGGGGCCTGCGAGCAGAGCCACCGCAACCGGATCCCCGTCCTGGCGCCCCCGGTCCCCTTCCGCGCCCTCCTGGACGCGTCGCCGGCCCAGCGCTGGGTCGCCTATGAGGTCCCGGCGGGAACGCCCAACCCCGGCCTGGGCCCCGGCCCCATCGAGATCGCAAGCGGGCCGGAGGGCGGCATCTCGGACGCGGAGATCGGCGCCCTGAAGTCGGCGGGGTGGATTCCCGTCTCCCTCGGGGGCAGCGTCCTCCGGGCCGTCACCTGCCCCACCGCGCTCCTGGGCGCCCTCCGGTTCCTGAGGCCCTAGCCTTTCACGATCACCCAGAGGCCCACGGCCACGAAGGCGGCCCCGGCGACGTACTTCACGACGGATTCCGGGATCACCTTGAAGAGGGCGCCCCCGACCAGGACCCCGATGGCGGTGGCGCACACCAGGGCGGCGCTGGCCGCCAGGAAGACCGTCACCAGCGCGCCGGAACGGGCCGTGGCCGTCATGGCGGCGAGCTGCGTCTTGTCCCCGAGCTCCGCGAGGAACACTGTGACGAAAGTCGCCCAGAAGAGGGATTTGTCCATGGCCTGCTCCCGTGACAGTCTAGAGTGCGACGGTTTTCAGGCACACTAGGAACCATGGCACTCGCCCAATTCGATCTACCCACGGATTACGTCGACTCCCCGTCGACCCTGGCGGAGGCCCTGCCCCACTGGTTCGCCGCCAACATCCTGGCGGTGGACATCGAGTGCAGCCTCACCGGCTTCCACCACTGCGTGCT
Encoded here:
- a CDS encoding NHL repeat-containing protein codes for the protein MDRSGPPDPTPLIQAFVPRPPVITEGDTAALDAAFTGQGFVQGLGPIRSGLPLAVTPAATTTYALTVLGPDGRTETRQATLQVVAPPDPPVVQAAPDPVTEQELVTLQAEPVAGLTYRWSLQGDATPVSGLEGPTFVVRAGAPGSLILGCVATNAAGRQSPWCFRVVPVVPRPPTPALTAPDLVTVGQRASAQVTFAPPGTPRVWALTNATLDSGDGTDAITFTPLAPGPVGLTWATGGVTCAREVTALAAPTISAFQAQSDLVGVGSPAVLQAAFADGTATVDPGGLPLHPGEDLVTAPLQTGTTFTLTVTNAAGARATRTCQVRAASIQRVAGFPSGEGTRDGQGRSAFFLSLGRLAADPAGNLYTDQHEVHLIRRITPDGTTTTFTGDPLHPGNVDGPLASARFLGPVAVAWSPRDGALFVADSQAGVIRRIQDGQVSTWAGVAGQSGRRDGPRLQALFEQPTALAAAPDGSLFVVDGKDANFVRRISPAGDVSTFAGSGLPGYEDQADPLQARFRSLAGLAVDGAGQVFVTDALGETLRVIRAGGVVETLAGQADTVGFTDDPDGRNVRFSLPGAIAIDPADGRLVVADRLNHRIRKVDPGTGATWTLCGSGVAGYQDGDALSAQFDFVEGLAFLPDGTLAISDTFNACIRTFDPLRGVQTLAGHGRPREGCTDGGADTATFDVPDGLVFEPSGTLYVADSISYTIRRVDREGNVQTIAGSATNSGTADGAALAGARFSRPTGLLLLPGSLLISDREASTLRALQLAGPAPQVTTLAGSALASGTTDGVGTSARFRSPEGIAQGADGVLYVADSEAHLIRKLDPDGSVTTLAGAPDAAGYVDAGNGLDARFNQPSGLALQGDTLYVTERGNRTLRAVDLVTTAVRTVAGSPDLWGALDGVGLQASFAEPAGVVVTPQGDLFIADTLAGTIRHVTPEGRVTTPLGHRGQLGLETGPAPGFLGTPRALALDPLTGDLCFTDDNAVMRVHFH
- a CDS encoding bifunctional riboflavin kinase/FAD synthetase: MKVWHHTLDAAPSDGPCVLTLGNFDGVHAAHRQVLALAAARARSLGIQAAVLTFDPHPSVIVAPERKPKRLMTLEQRLRIFEAAGMDLAWVMPFSRPFSELSPEAFLAGMDRALRPRELHVGRQFHFGRDRAGSIETLEAWGRQAGCDVHGHALRAYDGGHLSSTRIRAALDAGRVEEAAALLGHPYALTGIVVEGDRRGRHMGFPTANLAWEQEQLPAHGVYVTEVAGPHLPAPGLRGLTNVGEKPTFEGTHITVETHLPDFQGDLYGARLEVRFLHRIRGEMKFPDIEALRNQIERDVAAGRAWQPTPFSDLEGKP
- a CDS encoding TerC family protein; this translates as MFHALLDSAPWWAWLGFHLIVFVMLALDLGIFNRKEHEPSMRESGAWTAVWILLALAFNAAVWKYMGPVKAGEYLAGYLLEKSLSVDNLFVFVLVFGAFQVPRRNQHRVLYWGVLGALVMRAAMILAGTALLRRFEWMTFVFGGFLLYTGIKMLLTQDDEPADPRNGAAARVFRKVVPYDPEGGFSHLVHRRNHRFYATPMLLVLVVVEITDLVFAVDSIPAVLAVTRDPFIVYTSNVFAILGLRSLYFLLARMIDKFHHLGTGLAVILALVGIKMCLSHWVHVGIGVSLLVIAAILAGCIAASLLWPPKDKEAGQ
- a CDS encoding RsmE family RNA methyltransferase produces the protein MSLPRFFLATPEPAAEGGLVRLDAGQARHLRALRLGPGAAVEVVLPSGAWLGDVAEAGRDAASIRLARPLDEPREAADPITVWLPLTAQLSLVDDMLPPVVELGAAEIRLVAWSRSEDDPRRTLARMERWQRIIQGACEQSHRNRIPVLAPPVPFRALLDASPAQRWVAYEVPAGTPNPGLGPGPIEIASGPEGGISDAEIGALKSAGWIPVSLGGSVLRAVTCPTALLGALRFLRP
- a CDS encoding TMEM165/GDT1 family protein translates to MDKSLFWATFVTVFLAELGDKTQLAAMTATARSGALVTVFLAASAALVCATAIGVLVGGALFKVIPESVVKYVAGAAFVAVGLWVIVKG